The following proteins are co-located in the Telopea speciosissima isolate NSW1024214 ecotype Mountain lineage chromosome 9, Tspe_v1, whole genome shotgun sequence genome:
- the LOC122639501 gene encoding glucan endo-1,3-beta-glucosidase 12-like produces MGARVRQFLMFFLLGIFLCAGSIVTETPLNIGSTRHTKELLDHEELATKRDVITPITTVPVVNPTPTTIPTPMPTTTPPPTMTDPVTTPATLTPTITSPSSTTPAPGIPASTGGSWCLATQSASETALQVALDYACGYGGADCSAIQPSGPCYNPNTVRDHASYAFNNYYQKNPNPNSCNFGGTAVVTNIDPSNGSCSYQSTSTSASVLNTTNPIGSTVYGAEPNGSTNSAAVASVSHSFLKLFNMACILVSVLAVRWI; encoded by the exons ATGGGCGCAAGGGTTCGTCAGTTTCTCATGTTCTTCCTCTTGGGTATTTTCCTTTGTGCAG GTTCAATTGTTACAGAGACACCTTTGAATATTGGATCAACTAGGCACACCAAAGAGTTATTAGACCATGAAGAATTAGCA ACCAAAAGAGATGTCATCACACCTATAACAACAGTTCCAGTGGTCAATCCAACTCCCACAACAATTCCAACTCCAATGCCAACTACTACTCCTCCTCCTACTATGACAGACCCAGTCACAACACCGGCAACACTGACACCGACAATTACAAGCCCAAGTAGTACTACTCCGGCACCAGGAATCCCTGCATCAACAGGAGGAAGTTGGTGTCTTGCAACCCAAAGTGCTTCAGAAACTGCATTGCAGGTGGCCCTTGACTATGCCTGTGGATACGGAGGTGCAGATTGTTCAGCAATTCAACCAAGTGGaccttgttacaacccaaataCAGTTCGTGATCATGCATCTTATGCATTCAATAACTACTACCAGAAGAACCCAAATCCGAATAGCTGCAACTTCGGAGGAACAGCTGTTGTAACAAATATTGATCCAA GTAACGGATCCTGTTCGTATCAATCGACGAG TACCAGTGCATCAGTTTTGAACACTACAAACCCAATAGGATCTACAGTTTATGGAGCAGAACCTAATGGATCCACCAATTCAGCAGCAGTAGCCAGTGTTTCACATAGTTTTTTGAAGCTCTTCAACATGGCATGCATTTTAGTCTCAGTTCTAGCAGTAAGATGGATATGA